TTCGAAAGTTCTTTTACGATCACAGGATATTGCCCGGAGCGTACCGATGCTGGGAATTTTAATTTTAAAGCGGAATTATCAACTTCATCAATCTCTACGATGGTTAGCTTTTCCAGCATTTTTACGCGCGACTGTACCTGTAGTGTCTTGGAATAGGTTCCTTTGAAACGGTCAATGAACTCCATATTATCAGCGATCATACGCTGTTGTTCGTCATATGCTTTCTGTTGGTGTACCCTTCTATCCTTTCTTAGTTCCAGATAATGAGAATATTTAGCTTTATAATCATAGATCCTTCCCATTGTAACTTCAATCGTACGGTTGGTAATGTTATCTACAAAAGCCCGGTCATGTGAAATCACCACAACCGCTTTGGCACTATTAATCAAAAAATCTTCCAGCCACTGTATGGATTCGATATCCATGTGGTTGGTCGGCTCATCCAGCAATATCAGGTCGGGTTTCTGTAAAAGTATTTTTGCCAGCTCAATACGCATTCTCCATCCCCCTGAAAATTCAGAAGTCTGTCGGGTAAAGTCCTCCCGCATAAAGCCAAGCCCCAATAATATCTTTTCTACCTCTGCTTCATAGTTTACTTCTTCAATAGCATAAAATTTCTCACTCAGATCAGAGACCTGCTCAATCAATTTCATGTACTCATCGGATTCATAATCAGTACGCACGGTAAGCTGTTCGTTGATGACATCAATTTCCGACTTCATTTTGAAGATCACAGAAAAAGCTTTGGAGGCTTCTTCAAAAACAGTCGCACCATCTGCAGTTAGTAAATGTTGCGGCAAATAAGCAATTACAGCATCTTTAGGCGCTGAAACACCTCCGGAAGAAGGTTTGGCTTCTCCGGCAATAATTTTTAAAAGCGTTGATTTTCCCGCTCCATTTTTCCCCATCAGGGCGATTTTATCATTTTCATTTATGGAAAAAGAAACATCACTGAAAAGGCTTGTTCCACCAAATTGGACTGAAATTGCGTCTATTGAAATCATTTTATTGGACTGTTGGATTTAGATTGCCCGTAAATAGGCAACCGCTGATTTTTTGAAGCTGCAAAGATAGGATAATGTGGGAATTAGGCAATATGCTATTGGAATGTTCGGAAAGCGTTTAGTGTAGTGCTACTTTCCATTTTCCTCAAAATAAAAAAAGATACCAGAACCCGAATTATACTGGTGCTGTGTATCTTTTATATGCTATACGCATTGAAAAATGCTATTGCGCACTTTACCGCAAAAAATCAGTTGCTTTTATTTCATACCAGACTGCTGATAGCCCATCCAGTTCAAATGAGTGCAGTAGACGCAGTCCTGATTTCTCGAGAATTTTCCTGGAACCTGCATTATCAGCATCGGCATACGCATTGATTACTGGCAGCTTCAGCACGTTAAAACCGTAGTCCAGGAAAGCAGTTGCCACTTCGCTGCCATAACCCTTGCCCCAGTACGCTTCTATGAAACGGTAGCCAATGTCATAATACGGCTGCCCATCAACAGGGTGTTTTTCGAGTTTTAATCCTGCCCAGCCTATAAAGGCTCCGGTGCTTTTAAGGATTACTGCCCAACGCCCTATTCCTGTTTCCTTGTATTGCTGGTGGAGTATCGCTATATAAGCACGGCTTTCTTCGATGTTTTTTACCGGATTATTTCCAAGGAAGCGGTGTACCTTGGGATTTGAATCCAGTTCAAACATGCCTGCATCATCTGTAGTACGCATTTCACGTAAAAGAAGCCGTTCGGTCTCAAATGATTTTTCCATACTTTAGATGCTCATCCTGAAATCCTCAATAATTGGATTCGCTCTGGAGAAATCTGTTTCCTGGATAAAAACCTCTACTGCAGGCGATAAATTTTCCAAACTTGGTAATACATTTGCCTGATTATTATTTTTCAAAACAGTTGTAATTCCTGCTTCTTCAATTTTAGACTGTAATGACAATGCTAAAATTTCGCTTCCTGAAAATACTTTCATCAATCCCATACTTGTAATTTTTAAGGTTATTATTCTGTTGCTTCCTGCTCTCCTTCTTCCTCATCTTCTTCGATTTCAAAAAAGAAAGGCTCAATCATTATTTTATCCGCCAGTATTTCAATACGTTCTGTAGTATGCTCTGAAAAAAACAATCGCTGGGTTTTTCCCATAGCTTCAGAGATGCGTGCTATTTTGGTATCAAAACGCAATCGCAGCAGGATATCTGTATCTTCAATAATGAACATTTTGATCTGGTTCACATCATAGCCTGCAGATGACATCATGTCACTCAGTCGGTTGGGTGTCCCAATCAGCA
The Flavobacterium kingsejongi genome window above contains:
- a CDS encoding ABC-F family ATP-binding cassette domain-containing protein; protein product: MISIDAISVQFGGTSLFSDVSFSINENDKIALMGKNGAGKSTLLKIIAGEAKPSSGGVSAPKDAVIAYLPQHLLTADGATVFEEASKAFSVIFKMKSEIDVINEQLTVRTDYESDEYMKLIEQVSDLSEKFYAIEEVNYEAEVEKILLGLGFMREDFTRQTSEFSGGWRMRIELAKILLQKPDLILLDEPTNHMDIESIQWLEDFLINSAKAVVVISHDRAFVDNITNRTIEVTMGRIYDYKAKYSHYLELRKDRRVHQQKAYDEQQRMIADNMEFIDRFKGTYSKTLQVQSRVKMLEKLTIVEIDEVDNSALKLKFPASVRSGQYPVIVKELSKAYGDHVVFKDANIVIERGDKIAFVGKNGEGKSTMIKAIMKEISPEGGTVEIGHNAQIGYFAQNQASLLDENATIFETIDNIAVGDVRTKIKDLLGAFMFQGDDVTKKVKVLSGGEKTRLAMIKLLLEPVNLLILDEPSNHLDMKTKDIIKDALRDFDGTLILVSHDRDFLDGLATKVFEFGNKRVKEHFEDIKGFLEHKKMDNLREIERK
- a CDS encoding GNAT family N-acetyltransferase, encoding MEKSFETERLLLREMRTTDDAGMFELDSNPKVHRFLGNNPVKNIEESRAYIAILHQQYKETGIGRWAVILKSTGAFIGWAGLKLEKHPVDGQPYYDIGYRFIEAYWGKGYGSEVATAFLDYGFNVLKLPVINAYADADNAGSRKILEKSGLRLLHSFELDGLSAVWYEIKATDFLR
- a CDS encoding putative signal transducing protein yields the protein MGLMKVFSGSEILALSLQSKIEEAGITTVLKNNNQANVLPSLENLSPAVEVFIQETDFSRANPIIEDFRMSI